The proteins below come from a single Acidobacteriota bacterium genomic window:
- a CDS encoding phospholipid carrier-dependent glycosyltransferase, with amino-acid sequence MIACDARRTARIRLVALVAMAAALYLPSVFTRDLWDPDEPKYAEAAREMISRGDFILPHLNGDVYSEKPPLFLWLTAAASRLPLIRPGSEGRVVSWLAATGTMLLTWRIGAIVMGEATGALAAALMATTVLFWQLCQSGIIDPLLTFLCTAALYGFTRHRCRERVGMPIFYIGCALGVLAKGPVGFLIPALAAMTYSVMTDGAAGLKAAHPLWGVPLVAAPVAAWLAAASARAGVGYAETMLFKQNVGRAWNAFIHKQPLHYFVAALPVSFLPWTLFLPQALVAAAKERVDRVRPMLFPLAWFASTFVLFSIISGKKTRYMLPLFPAASLLVAGWMMRRFFDPEGRLKSGRGVLVAASLAGAILAAALLAPVVAGEGALPHSLTRAFQEPGSEEALDAIRGCLAWPGSLALAIPALVLGGFSFWSLALAIQRRGVSFAALLAGWTIFLVASGALWTPIFNRIKSVVPLAAEIVRIEGSTPLHYLHSIHGGKLNYALGRDHIPLLHGAAQVLEATRGGEILLVGDRGEFSRLEAKVAVPIRYRTCRRTGDTTMCVASVGPGALGG; translated from the coding sequence GTGATCGCGTGCGACGCGCGACGCACCGCCCGCATCCGGCTCGTCGCGCTCGTCGCGATGGCCGCCGCCCTCTACCTGCCCTCGGTCTTCACGCGCGACCTGTGGGATCCCGACGAGCCGAAATACGCCGAAGCCGCCCGGGAGATGATCTCCCGTGGGGACTTCATCCTGCCCCATCTCAACGGTGACGTCTACTCCGAAAAACCCCCTCTCTTCCTCTGGCTCACGGCGGCGGCCTCGCGGCTTCCGCTCATCCGCCCGGGGTCCGAGGGGCGCGTCGTCTCGTGGCTCGCCGCGACCGGAACGATGCTCCTCACGTGGCGCATCGGGGCGATCGTCATGGGCGAGGCGACGGGGGCCCTCGCCGCGGCCCTGATGGCGACGACCGTCCTGTTCTGGCAGCTCTGCCAGTCCGGGATCATCGATCCGCTGCTCACCTTCCTCTGCACCGCGGCCCTGTACGGGTTCACGCGCCATCGCTGCCGCGAGAGGGTCGGGATGCCGATCTTCTACATCGGTTGCGCCCTCGGCGTGCTCGCCAAGGGGCCCGTCGGATTCCTGATCCCGGCTCTCGCCGCGATGACCTACTCGGTGATGACCGACGGGGCGGCGGGGCTGAAGGCGGCGCATCCCCTGTGGGGGGTTCCGCTCGTCGCCGCGCCGGTCGCGGCGTGGCTCGCCGCGGCGAGCGCCCGCGCGGGAGTGGGGTACGCCGAGACGATGCTCTTCAAGCAGAACGTCGGGCGCGCCTGGAACGCCTTCATCCACAAGCAGCCCCTCCACTACTTCGTGGCCGCTCTGCCGGTGTCGTTCCTCCCGTGGACCCTCTTCCTCCCTCAGGCCCTGGTGGCCGCGGCGAAGGAGAGGGTCGATCGCGTCCGCCCGATGCTCTTCCCCCTCGCGTGGTTCGCCTCGACCTTCGTCCTGTTCTCCATCATCTCCGGCAAGAAGACGCGGTACATGCTCCCCCTCTTCCCGGCGGCCTCGCTCCTCGTGGCCGGCTGGATGATGCGACGGTTCTTCGATCCCGAGGGGCGGTTGAAGAGCGGCCGCGGCGTTCTCGTGGCGGCGTCTTTGGCCGGCGCCATCCTGGCCGCCGCCCTGCTCGCGCCCGTGGTGGCCGGCGAGGGCGCGCTCCCGCACTCCCTGACGCGCGCATTCCAGGAGCCGGGGAGCGAGGAGGCGCTCGACGCGATCCGCGGATGCCTCGCCTGGCCGGGATCCCTCGCGCTCGCGATCCCGGCCCTCGTGCTCGGAGGCTTCTCTTTCTGGTCGCTCGCGCTCGCGATCCAGCGCCGCGGCGTGTCGTTCGCCGCGCTGCTCGCCGGGTGGACGATTTTTCTCGTGGCCTCCGGCGCCCTATGGACCCCGATCTTCAACCGGATCAAGAGCGTCGTCCCCCTGGCGGCGGAGATCGTCCGGATCGAGGGGAGCACTCCGCTTCACTACCTCCACAGCATCCACGGCGGCAAGCTCAACTACGCCCTCGGGCGCGATCACATCCCTCTCCTTCACGGGGCCGCCCAGGTCCTCGAGGCCACGCGGGGCGGCGAGATCCTCCTCGTGGGGGATCGCGGCGAGTTCTCACGCCTCGAGGCGAAGGTCGCGGTTCCGATCCGCTACCGTACCTGCCGGCGCACGGGCGACACAACGATGTGCGTCGCCAGCGTCGGCCCCGGTGCTCTCGGAGGCTGA
- a CDS encoding glycosyltransferase family 2 protein, whose amino-acid sequence MLVNRPEGDPSRVRAEGSAPVPQLSIVIPAYNESENLVPLWEELRSALVTLKRSYEVIVVDDGSRDATPDVLRSIRRAAPELRILRLGSNSGQTAAFLAGFAAARGDVVVTLDADRQNDPADIASLLSRIPEYDAAVGFRARRRDSWVRLASSRIANAVRNSLSDDDIIDTGCTLKAFRRECLDDMPRFSGMHRFFPTLIRMKGFRVCQLPVGHRPRVAGRSKYGIGNRVFRSFHDLLAVRWMKKRRIHYTVTEES is encoded by the coding sequence ATGCTGGTGAATCGCCCGGAAGGCGACCCATCACGAGTCCGGGCGGAAGGTTCCGCCCCCGTGCCGCAACTCTCCATCGTCATCCCCGCCTACAACGAGAGCGAGAACCTCGTCCCCCTGTGGGAAGAGCTTCGCTCCGCGCTCGTGACCCTCAAACGCTCCTACGAAGTCATCGTCGTCGACGACGGGAGCCGCGACGCGACCCCCGACGTGCTGCGATCCATCCGGCGCGCCGCCCCCGAGCTCCGCATCCTCCGCCTCGGTTCGAACTCCGGGCAGACGGCGGCCTTTCTCGCCGGATTCGCGGCCGCCCGCGGCGACGTGGTCGTGACCCTCGACGCCGATCGCCAGAACGATCCCGCCGACATCGCCTCCCTGCTCTCGCGGATCCCTGAATACGACGCGGCGGTCGGCTTCCGGGCGCGACGGAGGGACAGCTGGGTGCGGCTCGCGTCGAGCCGCATCGCCAACGCCGTCCGGAACTCCCTGTCCGACGACGACATCATAGACACAGGTTGCACGCTCAAGGCGTTCCGCCGCGAGTGCCTGGACGACATGCCCCGGTTCTCGGGCATGCACCGGTTCTTCCCCACGCTGATCCGCATGAAGGGGTTCCGCGTCTGCCAGCTTCCCGTGGGGCACCGCCCGCGCGTGGCCGGCCGCTCCAAGTACGGCATCGGCAACCGCGTCTTCCGATCGTTCCACGATCTTCTCGCCGTACGCTGGATGAAGAAGCGCCGCATCCACTACACCGTCACCGAGGAATCATGA
- a CDS encoding ferrous iron transporter B — protein sequence MSAPSPSAISEGSGIRAVILLGNPNVGKSVIFGHLTGRYVTVSNYPGTTVEVTRGTAATPSGRVGVTDTPGINTLTPQSEDERVTRDILLDEGDTVVQVGDAKNLERTLLLSLELAEAGRPFLLCLNMSDEAAERGILIDHDALARELGVDVLSTVATRRRGIDGILERAAVARASRFTVTYDARIEAAIAAIAPLLPEAAIARRSLALMFLAGDTSLAAWLGGRLDEGARSRIEAARLDLTRALPSSAARVTSETRLRTAGRLAARVTRREERAKRTLGPALSAVTMHPVWGLPFLAAVLYLMFLFVGDLGAGRAVNFLERDVFGKPLASTEISIASAGGAAEVKGEPPRERRFRLVPAGSAREGAGGRAIEVALEERAESGWSPIAGARVNAETSGEAAAISVAPEVSEGIYRVTLPPGARRVSLRNWSGHLNPALDFFMRAHAPWPLVADAVSGPYGIVTMGATYAIAIVLPIVATFFLAFSLLEDSGYLPRLAIMVNRLFRVMGLNGKAVLPMVLGLGCDTMATLTTRILETKKERMIVILLLALGVPCSAQLGVILGMLAGLSFKASVVWLGIVSGVILLVGWGASRLLPGRGSDFILEIPPLRVPAITNILTKTMARIEWYMKEAVPLFLLGTLLLFAADRSGVLGALETLVSPVVTGVLGLPRQAAQAFIIGFLRRDFGSAGLYRLAQDGLLDPIQVVVSLVTVTLFIPCVANFFMIAKERGMKVATLVAAFIFPFAVLVGGLLNVSLRFFEVSL from the coding sequence GTGAGCGCGCCGTCCCCTTCGGCGATCTCCGAGGGTTCCGGGATCCGGGCGGTGATCCTCCTCGGCAACCCGAACGTGGGGAAGAGCGTGATCTTCGGGCACCTCACCGGCCGGTACGTCACGGTCTCGAACTACCCCGGCACGACCGTGGAGGTCACGCGCGGAACCGCCGCCACCCCGTCCGGCCGCGTGGGCGTCACGGACACACCCGGGATCAACACGCTGACGCCTCAGTCCGAGGACGAGCGCGTCACACGGGACATCCTCCTCGACGAGGGTGACACCGTCGTGCAGGTCGGCGACGCCAAGAACCTCGAGCGGACGCTCCTGCTGTCCCTCGAGCTGGCCGAGGCGGGCCGCCCCTTCCTCCTCTGCCTCAACATGAGCGACGAGGCGGCGGAGCGCGGGATCCTCATCGACCACGACGCTCTCGCGCGGGAGCTCGGCGTGGACGTCCTCTCGACCGTCGCCACCCGGAGGCGAGGGATCGACGGGATCCTCGAGCGCGCGGCCGTCGCGCGGGCGTCGCGCTTCACCGTGACGTACGACGCGCGCATCGAGGCCGCGATCGCCGCGATCGCGCCGCTCCTTCCCGAAGCCGCGATCGCCCGGCGCTCGCTCGCGCTGATGTTCCTCGCGGGGGACACGAGCCTCGCGGCCTGGCTCGGCGGGCGGCTCGACGAGGGGGCCCGCTCGCGCATCGAGGCGGCGCGACTCGACCTCACGCGCGCCCTCCCCTCCTCCGCCGCGCGGGTGACATCGGAGACCCGGTTGAGGACGGCGGGGCGCCTCGCGGCGCGGGTGACCCGGCGCGAGGAGCGCGCGAAGCGCACGCTCGGACCGGCGTTGAGCGCGGTGACCATGCACCCCGTGTGGGGGCTGCCGTTCCTCGCCGCCGTGCTGTACCTGATGTTCCTCTTCGTGGGCGACCTCGGCGCCGGGCGCGCGGTGAACTTCCTCGAGCGGGACGTCTTCGGAAAGCCGCTCGCGTCGACCGAGATCTCGATCGCCTCCGCAGGCGGCGCGGCCGAGGTGAAGGGAGAGCCGCCGCGCGAGCGCCGGTTTCGACTCGTCCCGGCCGGCTCCGCGCGGGAGGGCGCCGGCGGGCGGGCGATCGAGGTGGCGCTCGAGGAGAGAGCGGAGTCCGGCTGGAGCCCGATCGCCGGCGCGCGCGTGAACGCGGAGACGAGCGGCGAGGCGGCGGCGATCTCCGTGGCGCCGGAGGTGTCCGAGGGGATCTACCGCGTGACGCTCCCCCCGGGAGCGCGCCGCGTCAGCCTCCGGAACTGGAGCGGCCACCTGAACCCCGCGCTCGATTTTTTCATGCGCGCGCACGCGCCGTGGCCCCTCGTCGCCGACGCCGTCTCGGGCCCGTACGGGATCGTGACGATGGGGGCGACGTACGCGATCGCGATCGTCCTTCCCATCGTCGCGACCTTCTTCCTCGCCTTCAGCCTCCTCGAGGACTCCGGGTACCTCCCCCGCCTCGCGATCATGGTCAACCGGCTCTTCCGGGTGATGGGGCTCAACGGGAAGGCCGTCCTGCCGATGGTCCTGGGCCTGGGCTGCGACACCATGGCGACGCTGACGACGCGGATCCTCGAGACGAAGAAGGAGCGCATGATCGTCATCCTCCTCCTCGCCCTCGGCGTCCCGTGCTCGGCGCAGCTCGGCGTCATCCTCGGGATGCTCGCCGGCCTTTCCTTCAAGGCCTCCGTCGTCTGGCTCGGAATCGTCTCGGGGGTGATCCTCCTCGTCGGCTGGGGGGCGAGCAGGCTGCTGCCCGGACGGGGATCCGACTTCATCCTCGAGATCCCGCCGCTGCGCGTGCCGGCCATCACGAACATCCTCACCAAGACGATGGCCCGGATCGAGTGGTACATGAAGGAGGCCGTCCCCCTCTTCCTGCTCGGCACGCTGCTCCTCTTCGCCGCCGACCGGAGCGGCGTCCTCGGCGCGCTCGAGACGCTCGTCTCGCCGGTCGTGACCGGTGTGCTCGGCCTCCCCCGGCAGGCGGCCCAGGCCTTCATCATCGGATTCCTCCGCCGCGACTTCGGGTCCGCCGGCCTCTACCGCCTCGCCCAGGACGGCCTGCTCGATCCGATCCAGGTCGTCGTGAGCCTCGTGACCGTCACGCTGTTCATCCCCTGCGTGGCCAATTTCTTCATGATCGCCAAGGAGCGCGGGATGAAGGTGGCCACGCTCGTCGCGGCGTTCATCTTCCCGTTCGCCGTGCTCGTCGGCGGCCTCCTGAACGTCTCGCTGCGCTTCTTCGAGGTGAGCCTGTGA
- a CDS encoding transcriptional repressor codes for MPKPHQERSIFTGYLGARSLKMTRERLVILDEVFGHDGHFGADELYVKMLRKKVPVSRATVYRTLEHLVESGLVQKVYLSDRNQRKALYERAHGRHHHEHMHCLSCGEILEFSDDPLEERQAAVCRKLGFKPLRHSLRIEGICASCQAKS; via the coding sequence GTGCCGAAGCCCCATCAAGAGCGCAGCATCTTCACCGGGTACCTCGGCGCCAGGAGCCTCAAGATGACGCGTGAGCGTCTCGTGATCCTCGACGAGGTGTTCGGGCACGACGGGCACTTCGGCGCCGACGAGCTCTACGTGAAGATGCTCAGGAAGAAGGTCCCGGTCTCCCGCGCGACGGTCTACCGGACGCTCGAGCACCTCGTCGAGAGCGGCCTCGTCCAGAAGGTCTACCTGAGCGATCGCAACCAGCGGAAGGCGCTCTACGAGCGCGCGCACGGGCGGCATCACCACGAGCACATGCACTGCCTCTCGTGCGGCGAGATCCTCGAGTTCTCCGACGACCCGCTCGAGGAGCGCCAGGCGGCCGTGTGCCGCAAGCTGGGCTTCAAGCCGCTCCGCCACTCGCTCCGCATCGAGGGGATCTGCGCCTCCTGCCAGGCGAAGTCGTGA
- a CDS encoding EAL domain-containing protein, which produces MSARRVVATPADVAVRDESLIDPVTALPTVPLLLDRMTASLKEHGYLSILSVNVLQALPVERITGWQAFDSIVKDVGRFLAAVRTVHLRKEDFVSEVMISGNAFVILVAPPRQKQRLMMEDLRRIRDRLDGSLVRFLARRLPSEIFTRFPCFIGCALVENEPLVRSERLVYRALDEAHADSIRERDRLEHRMASNLNEVITSRLVRSVYQPVIDLHGARVAGYEALSRVDGNYFENIDAVFRAAHQSNDLWRLERLCRERALTGASSLPAGNLLFLNVEPESIYDPHFRSDKTLKLLERAGLTPDRVVLEVTEHSAVHDFTAFRQTLAYFRSRGFRLAIDDMGSAYAGLQSVAEIQPDFLKIDISLVRDLHLQPLKRELVATIQRFSASVGIQLIAEGIEKPEELEALLGAGVLMGQGYLFARPGAPFPEPDLSLIQR; this is translated from the coding sequence GTGAGCGCGCGCCGCGTCGTCGCGACTCCGGCCGACGTCGCCGTCCGCGACGAGAGCCTCATCGATCCCGTCACCGCTCTGCCGACCGTCCCGCTGCTCCTCGACCGGATGACGGCCAGCCTCAAGGAGCACGGATACCTCTCCATCCTCTCGGTCAACGTGCTGCAGGCTCTGCCGGTCGAGCGCATCACGGGCTGGCAGGCGTTCGACTCCATCGTGAAGGACGTCGGACGGTTCCTGGCCGCGGTGCGCACGGTGCACCTGCGCAAGGAGGACTTCGTCTCGGAGGTGATGATCAGCGGCAACGCCTTCGTGATCCTGGTCGCCCCGCCCCGGCAGAAGCAGCGCCTCATGATGGAGGATCTCCGCCGCATCCGCGATCGGCTGGACGGAAGCCTCGTCCGTTTCCTCGCGCGCCGGCTCCCGTCGGAGATCTTCACGCGGTTCCCGTGCTTCATCGGGTGCGCTCTCGTGGAGAACGAGCCCCTGGTGCGCAGCGAGCGCCTCGTCTACCGCGCCCTCGACGAGGCCCACGCCGACTCCATCCGCGAGCGCGATCGCCTCGAGCACCGGATGGCCTCGAACCTGAACGAGGTCATCACCTCGCGCCTCGTGAGAAGCGTCTACCAGCCCGTCATCGACCTGCACGGAGCGCGGGTCGCCGGCTACGAGGCCCTGAGCCGGGTCGACGGAAACTACTTCGAGAACATCGACGCGGTCTTCCGCGCCGCCCACCAGTCGAACGACCTGTGGCGGCTGGAGCGCCTCTGCCGCGAGCGCGCCCTCACCGGCGCGTCGAGCCTCCCCGCCGGAAACCTCCTCTTCCTGAACGTCGAGCCCGAGTCGATCTACGACCCGCACTTCCGAAGCGACAAGACGCTGAAGCTGCTCGAGCGCGCGGGCCTCACGCCGGATCGCGTCGTCCTCGAGGTGACCGAGCACTCGGCGGTGCACGACTTCACCGCCTTCCGGCAGACCCTCGCGTACTTCCGCTCCAGGGGCTTCCGGCTCGCCATCGACGACATGGGCTCGGCCTACGCCGGATTGCAGTCGGTGGCCGAGATCCAGCCCGACTTTCTCAAGATCGACATCAGCCTCGTGCGCGATCTTCACCTGCAGCCCCTGAAGCGGGAGCTCGTCGCGACGATCCAGAGGTTCTCCGCCTCGGTCGGCATCCAGCTCATCGCCGAGGGGATCGAGAAGCCCGAGGAGCTCGAGGCCCTCCTCGGCGCGGGTGTCCTCATGGGCCAGGGGTATCTCTTCGCCCGCCCAGGCGCCCCGTTTCCCGAGCCCGATCTCTCGCTGATCCAGCGCTAG
- a CDS encoding lipid-A-disaccharide synthase N-terminal domain-containing protein, whose amino-acid sequence MTQLWLVVGFAGQTLFFGRFFVQWLESERQGKSVIPISFWYMSLGGGLLLLAYSIYRRDPVFIAGQLVGGFAYVRNLTLIRRHRDSAGSVRAEGPM is encoded by the coding sequence ATGACTCAACTCTGGCTCGTCGTCGGCTTCGCCGGGCAGACGCTCTTCTTCGGCCGGTTCTTCGTGCAGTGGCTCGAATCCGAGCGGCAGGGGAAGTCCGTCATCCCGATCTCCTTCTGGTACATGAGCCTCGGCGGGGGCCTTCTCCTCCTCGCCTACTCGATCTACCGGCGCGATCCCGTCTTCATCGCCGGCCAGCTCGTCGGCGGGTTCGCCTACGTGCGCAACCTGACGTTGATTCGCCGCCATCGCGATTCCGCGGGCTCCGTCCGGGCCGAGGGGCCGATGTGA
- a CDS encoding sensor domain-containing diguanylate cyclase: MDLSLLLDPGVLVVWGLLAAAAAAGAFFAGRRFGINSGQQETARRLTAEIAPIEEDARDLRKSVWILQNENKNLSTFLMLLPDLARELNNTHQKRLIAPLLRRMLEQIFDPEQVLVFYTTQRNDGLILVDEKGLSPEFDRARFIPFGEGRVGWVASNQICMDESDFQQKGRFVKADFDSASQPHFKIELAAPMTHNELTLGLISVGGMLRHPKNEKAMMKMVADLGSIALSNTLLFHKMEQLANSDGLTQLYAKRYFMTRLAEFLIRADKAHEEFSIFIFDIDHFKHYNDNNGHPAGDEALRITGRILRESVREDDIVARYGGEEFIVLLPNTSKSGAAVVAEKIRAAISAHEYPKEQNQPGGDLTISGGVASYPFDGRTSAELVGRADEALYKSKRGGRNRVTSYEPTFLSESEDALDPALAGRRSA, translated from the coding sequence TTGGACCTGTCCCTGCTGCTGGACCCCGGAGTTCTCGTCGTATGGGGACTGCTCGCCGCCGCGGCGGCCGCCGGGGCGTTCTTCGCGGGACGCCGGTTCGGTATCAATTCGGGACAGCAGGAGACGGCGCGTCGCCTGACGGCCGAGATCGCGCCCATCGAGGAGGACGCCCGGGATCTCAGGAAGAGCGTTTGGATCCTGCAGAACGAGAACAAGAACCTCTCGACGTTCCTGATGCTCCTCCCGGATCTCGCGCGCGAGCTCAACAACACGCACCAGAAGCGCCTCATCGCCCCCCTCCTGCGACGGATGCTCGAGCAGATCTTCGACCCCGAGCAGGTCCTGGTCTTCTACACGACGCAGCGGAACGACGGGCTGATCCTCGTGGACGAGAAGGGGCTCTCGCCGGAGTTCGATCGGGCCCGATTCATCCCGTTCGGCGAAGGGCGCGTGGGATGGGTCGCGTCGAACCAGATCTGCATGGACGAGTCGGACTTCCAGCAGAAGGGGCGCTTCGTGAAGGCCGACTTCGACAGCGCGTCACAGCCCCACTTCAAGATCGAGCTCGCGGCCCCGATGACGCACAACGAGCTGACGCTGGGCTTGATATCGGTCGGCGGCATGCTCCGCCACCCGAAGAACGAGAAGGCGATGATGAAGATGGTCGCCGACCTCGGGAGCATCGCGCTCTCGAACACCCTCCTCTTCCACAAGATGGAGCAGCTCGCGAACAGCGACGGCCTCACGCAGCTTTACGCGAAACGCTACTTCATGACGCGCCTGGCGGAGTTCCTCATCCGCGCGGACAAGGCGCACGAGGAGTTCTCGATCTTCATCTTCGACATCGATCACTTCAAGCACTACAACGACAACAACGGCCATCCGGCCGGCGACGAGGCCCTCCGGATCACCGGCCGCATCCTGCGCGAGAGCGTCCGCGAGGACGACATCGTCGCGCGCTACGGCGGTGAGGAGTTCATCGTGCTGCTCCCGAACACCTCGAAGTCGGGCGCGGCCGTGGTCGCCGAGAAGATCCGCGCGGCGATCTCCGCGCACGAGTACCCGAAGGAGCAGAACCAGCCGGGAGGCGACCTGACGATCTCGGGGGGCGTCGCGAGCTACCCGTTCGACGGGCGGACCAGCGCGGAGCTGGTCGGCCGGGCCGACGAGGCGCTCTACAAGTCCAAGCGCGGGGGGCGCAACCGGGTGACCAGCTACGAGCCGACCTTCCTCTCCGAATCCGAGGACGCCCTCGACCCGGCGCTCGCCGGCAGGAGGTCCGCGTGA
- a CDS encoding metal-dependent transcriptional regulator produces MIPPERERIEELAEEIWALTERGECTLARLLDGSKIERPASALAAMVAGGLAESRDGRVSLLPRGVELARAVVRRHRLAEMLFMQVLEIGEPETEAAACQIEHILSGEVTDSVCSFLGHPPHCPHGKEIPRGRCCETSAKEVRPLVTRLADLAAGDSARVVFMTPRSRSSLDRIATLGVVPGAMIRLTQKSPAVVLAVGETLVAVDREIADEIFVRRSAGGGAR; encoded by the coding sequence GTGATCCCCCCCGAACGCGAACGGATCGAGGAGCTCGCCGAGGAGATCTGGGCTCTCACCGAGCGCGGTGAGTGCACGCTCGCGCGCCTCCTCGACGGCTCCAAAATCGAGCGGCCGGCGTCGGCCCTCGCCGCGATGGTGGCAGGCGGCCTCGCCGAGAGCCGGGACGGCCGCGTGAGCCTCCTCCCCCGCGGCGTCGAGCTGGCGCGCGCGGTCGTGCGCCGCCACCGCCTCGCCGAGATGCTCTTCATGCAGGTCCTCGAGATCGGCGAGCCCGAGACGGAGGCGGCGGCCTGCCAGATCGAGCACATCCTGTCAGGCGAGGTGACGGATTCGGTCTGCTCCTTCCTCGGACACCCTCCGCACTGCCCCCATGGGAAGGAGATTCCCCGCGGGCGCTGCTGCGAGACGTCGGCGAAGGAGGTCCGCCCGCTCGTCACCCGGCTCGCGGATCTCGCCGCGGGGGACTCCGCCCGCGTGGTCTTCATGACGCCGCGCAGCCGCTCGAGCCTCGATCGCATCGCGACCCTCGGCGTCGTCCCCGGGGCGATGATCCGGCTGACGCAGAAGAGCCCGGCGGTTGTGCTGGCGGTCGGCGAGACGCTCGTCGCCGTCGATCGCGAGATCGCCGACGAGATCTTCGTGCGCCGGAGCGCCGGCGGAGGTGCGCGATGA
- a CDS encoding FAD:protein FMN transferase, with protein sequence MIVAATLAAAALLSAVPAAAGSAVTAERARLLMGTTCRVEAAHTTRDLAARAADAALDEIARWESILSDYDPTSELSRLNARAPDGGVPCSRDLFGFLEASARLSAGTDGAFDITVGPLVDVYALRAGGRWPGESEIAAALARTGSPRMALDPATSSARFLAAGMRLDPGAIGKGYALDAATRLLEERGVAWGLIDFGGQIAVVGAGLDRCGVEIDLASRGRDEPAARTIRLAGGSASTSGNDERGLVVDGRLLGHILDPRTGLPASGSLSVTVVAKSATVADALSTALFVLGPERGFAVARRFGVEAAFTIPAADGGVPRTAATPGFERLERTTCAPGPPAPAAPIP encoded by the coding sequence ATGATCGTCGCCGCCACTCTCGCGGCGGCGGCGCTGTTGTCCGCGGTACCCGCGGCGGCAGGGAGCGCCGTGACGGCGGAGCGGGCGCGCCTCCTCATGGGGACGACGTGCCGCGTCGAGGCGGCGCACACGACGCGCGACCTCGCGGCGCGCGCGGCCGACGCCGCGCTCGACGAAATCGCGCGGTGGGAATCGATCCTCAGCGACTACGACCCCACGAGCGAGCTCTCGCGCCTCAACGCGCGCGCGCCGGACGGCGGCGTTCCGTGCTCCCGCGATCTCTTCGGCTTCCTCGAGGCGAGCGCCCGCCTTTCGGCGGGGACGGACGGGGCGTTCGACATCACCGTCGGCCCGCTCGTGGACGTCTACGCCCTTCGCGCGGGAGGACGCTGGCCCGGCGAGAGCGAGATCGCCGCGGCGCTCGCCCGCACCGGCTCGCCGCGGATGGCGCTCGACCCGGCAACGTCGAGCGCGCGGTTCCTCGCCGCGGGGATGCGCCTCGACCCCGGGGCCATCGGGAAGGGGTACGCCCTCGACGCGGCCACCCGCCTCCTCGAGGAGCGCGGCGTCGCCTGGGGGCTGATCGATTTCGGAGGCCAGATCGCGGTCGTCGGAGCGGGCCTGGACCGGTGCGGGGTCGAGATCGACCTCGCCTCCCGAGGGAGGGACGAGCCGGCGGCCCGGACGATTCGGCTCGCCGGCGGCTCGGCGTCGACCTCGGGAAACGACGAGCGCGGCCTCGTCGTGGACGGCCGCCTCCTCGGCCACATCCTCGATCCCCGGACGGGGCTCCCGGCGAGCGGATCCCTCAGCGTGACGGTCGTCGCGAAATCCGCGACCGTCGCGGACGCCCTCTCCACCGCGCTCTTCGTGCTGGGCCCGGAGAGGGGCTTCGCCGTCGCGCGCCGGTTCGGCGTCGAGGCCGCCTTCACGATCCCCGCGGCCGACGGCGGGGTTCCGCGCACGGCGGCGACCCCCGGATTCGAGAGGCTCGAACGGACAACGTGCGCTCCGGGGCCGCCCGCTCCCGCAGCGCCGATCCCATAG